Proteins encoded in a region of the Rothia mucilaginosa genome:
- the fmt gene encoding methionyl-tRNA formyltransferase yields the protein MLNIIYAGTPDVAVPPLDYLANSEKVRVVGVLTREDAPVGRKRVLTPSPVAQRAEELGLPIVKANRWNDEAAAAIAELNAAAAAVVAYGALLPLSALESLRYGWVNLHFSKLPAWRGAAPVQRALIAGEQEIFSTTFLLEEGLDTGPTFEQESTPVAADDTAGTVLMRLATSGGALLERTFERLEAGENGTVQVEDESVSYASKMSIADGRLTWSEPAEQILARFRGVTPEPGAWCELGENRFKIGGLAVADERLVQSLTEANGGPLAPGAVRLHAKKVLVGTGTEPLMLLQVQPAGKKMMDAPAWARGAGKDMAEGLVVLA from the coding sequence ATGCTCAACATTATTTACGCAGGCACCCCCGACGTTGCCGTGCCACCGCTCGACTACCTGGCGAACTCCGAGAAGGTGCGCGTGGTCGGCGTGCTCACCCGTGAAGATGCCCCCGTGGGCCGCAAGCGCGTGCTCACCCCCTCCCCGGTGGCGCAGCGTGCCGAAGAGCTCGGCCTGCCCATCGTGAAAGCAAACCGCTGGAACGACGAAGCCGCCGCGGCCATTGCCGAGCTGAACGCTGCCGCTGCCGCCGTGGTCGCCTACGGCGCCCTGCTGCCGCTGTCCGCGCTCGAATCCCTGCGCTACGGCTGGGTGAACCTGCACTTCTCCAAGCTGCCCGCATGGCGCGGCGCCGCCCCCGTGCAGCGCGCCCTCATCGCCGGTGAGCAGGAAATTTTCTCCACCACCTTCCTGCTCGAAGAAGGCCTGGACACCGGTCCCACCTTCGAGCAGGAATCCACCCCCGTAGCCGCCGACGACACCGCAGGCACCGTGCTGATGCGCCTCGCCACCAGCGGCGGCGCACTGCTTGAACGCACCTTCGAACGCCTCGAAGCGGGCGAGAACGGCACCGTGCAGGTCGAGGACGAGTCGGTCAGCTACGCCTCCAAGATGAGCATTGCCGACGGCCGCCTCACCTGGAGCGAACCCGCCGAGCAGATCCTGGCACGCTTCCGCGGCGTGACCCCCGAACCCGGCGCATGGTGCGAACTGGGTGAAAACCGCTTCAAGATCGGTGGCCTGGCGGTTGCCGATGAGCGCCTGGTGCAGTCCCTGACCGAGGCGAACGGTGGCCCCCTCGCACCCGGCGCGGTGCGTCTGCACGCGAAGAAGGTACTGGTCGGCACCGGTACCGAACCCCTGATGCTGCTGCAGGTTCAGCCTGCCGGTAAGAAAATGATGGATGCGCCCGCGTGGGCTCGCGGCGCTGGCAAGGACATGGCGGAAGGCCTGGTGGTACTCGCATGA
- the def gene encoding peptide deformylase yields the protein MTILSIRTVGDPVLRSVCDPITVFDDDLARLIDDMLETMYDVGGVGLAGPQIGISKQIFTFGGIDDREGYIINPVLEVGEEDQEGGEGCLSVPGQKSATPRKNWARVTGVDRHGEPLVLEGEGLFARMLQHETDHLHGKLFIDRLVGEDRQRVMRALRAADYNTVAAKTVTERAARVGGAFGGGGAFGAGSSFGSFGK from the coding sequence ATGACCATCCTGAGCATCCGCACCGTAGGCGACCCGGTGCTGCGCAGCGTCTGCGACCCCATCACCGTCTTCGACGACGACCTGGCACGACTCATCGACGACATGCTAGAAACCATGTACGACGTGGGCGGCGTGGGCCTTGCCGGCCCGCAGATTGGCATCTCCAAGCAGATCTTCACCTTCGGCGGCATTGACGACCGCGAAGGCTACATCATCAACCCCGTGCTCGAAGTCGGCGAAGAAGACCAGGAAGGCGGCGAAGGCTGCCTGTCCGTGCCCGGCCAGAAGTCCGCGACCCCGCGCAAGAACTGGGCGCGCGTGACCGGCGTGGACCGCCACGGCGAACCCCTCGTGCTGGAGGGTGAGGGTCTGTTCGCCCGCATGCTGCAGCATGAAACCGACCACCTGCACGGCAAGCTCTTCATCGACCGTCTCGTGGGTGAAGACCGCCAGCGCGTGATGCGTGCCCTGCGCGCCGCAGACTATAACACGGTCGCCGCTAAGACCGTGACCGAGCGTGCAGCCCGTGTGGGCGGTGCCTTCGGCGGGGGTGGCGCGTTCGGTGCCGGTTCCTCCTTCGGTAGCTTCGGAAAGTAG